The Sinobacterium norvegicum genome includes a region encoding these proteins:
- a CDS encoding formate dehydrogenase accessory sulfurtransferase FdhD, with the protein MKTLEINQKYRCLLKETTVIDERGELRQLSVAGENPLTIYLNKREIVTIMTLGSQAIPLVLGYLRNQQFIRQYSDVISLQIDWEVNAAVVNTRNEADNIAEKLNSRTVTSGCGQGTIYGNLLEQIEGVQFPEMTISQSEIYQLSQLLSRVNTTYRSAGAVHGCAICSRNEIIAFNEDVGRHNAVDTLAGLMWIDDISCDEKIFYTTGRLTSEMVMKVAQIGIPILLSRSGVTEMGLSLAQKLNITLIARAKGRHFLIFNGKERVVLDLIDQDASINHTSA; encoded by the coding sequence ATGAAGACCCTGGAAATCAATCAAAAATATCGCTGCCTACTAAAGGAAACGACGGTTATTGATGAAAGAGGGGAGCTACGACAGCTGTCCGTTGCCGGCGAAAACCCGCTGACGATTTATCTCAATAAACGAGAAATAGTCACGATTATGACGCTGGGAAGCCAAGCCATCCCCTTGGTTCTTGGCTACTTACGTAATCAGCAATTTATCCGCCAATACAGCGATGTCATCAGCCTTCAAATTGACTGGGAAGTGAACGCCGCCGTTGTTAACACTCGCAATGAAGCCGATAACATTGCAGAAAAGCTGAATAGCCGAACCGTTACTTCTGGTTGTGGACAAGGCACTATTTACGGTAATTTACTCGAGCAAATCGAAGGCGTTCAATTCCCCGAGATGACAATTAGTCAATCGGAGATATACCAACTCAGTCAGCTTTTAAGCCGGGTAAATACCACCTATCGCTCAGCCGGTGCGGTTCACGGCTGCGCCATATGCTCACGCAACGAGATCATTGCCTTTAACGAAGATGTCGGCCGCCACAACGCCGTCGACACCCTGGCCGGTTTAATGTGGATAGACGATATCAGCTGTGATGAAAAGATTTTCTATACCACTGGCAGGCTGACTTCTGAGATGGTGATGAAGGTCGCTCAAATCGGCATCCCCATTTTGCTGTCACGCTCTGGCGTCACAGAAATGGGTTTATCACTGGCACAAAAACTTAATATCACTCTGATTGCGAGAGCAAAAGGGCGACACTTTCTCATCTTTAACGGCAAAGAACGAGTCGTACTGGATTTAATCGATCAAGATGCCAGCATCAATCATACCTCTGCATAA
- a CDS encoding DUF3305 domain-containing protein, whose protein sequence is MSCWPLEIDLVFRWVDIKQWRQKQWYVEELRLLERGTENSLAVYLMITERLDYRFNLRSEQPRLFLLCQQRSNELMQVVGASVTQTFAADYLDVEDHLMLDIPMPAPMIAWLEDYLEIEGEGEMPKKKKSRFNRERGKNSNKERMMNDK, encoded by the coding sequence ATGAGTTGTTGGCCCCTGGAAATTGACTTGGTCTTTCGCTGGGTCGATATCAAGCAGTGGCGCCAAAAGCAGTGGTATGTAGAAGAGTTGCGGCTGTTAGAGCGGGGGACAGAAAACTCGTTGGCAGTGTATTTAATGATTACCGAACGTCTAGACTACCGATTCAACTTAAGGTCGGAACAACCTCGCTTATTTTTGTTATGCCAGCAACGTAGTAATGAATTAATGCAGGTTGTTGGCGCCAGTGTGACGCAAACATTTGCGGCGGATTACCTTGATGTTGAAGATCATTTAATGCTGGATATTCCCATGCCTGCGCCGATGATTGCCTGGCTGGAAGATTATCTCGAGATTGAAGGCGAGGGTGAAATGCCGAAGAAGAAAAAAAGTCGTTTTAATCGCGAGCGTGGAAAAAACAGCAACAAAGAGCGCATGATGAATGACAAGTAG
- a CDS encoding DUF3306 domain-containing protein: protein MTSRLSRWSKKKLASHQDDAFVDEGVVEPSAAEGEAVAAEFVEPVEPVDETVSTEQHLQRIADSESEQQLSSYLKTDCDNELKQAAMKKLFRASCFQQRDRLDDYDDDFSVMPKISPEFVAQMKSWVNKKSEEFLSEIEDDEKKNGGEQAIADVDHVAQTKKKNNNDREFTDGESSDHS, encoded by the coding sequence ATGACAAGTAGACTTAGCCGTTGGTCCAAAAAAAAGTTAGCGTCACACCAGGATGATGCATTTGTTGACGAGGGGGTTGTTGAACCCTCTGCAGCAGAGGGTGAGGCGGTTGCTGCGGAGTTTGTTGAGCCTGTTGAACCTGTTGATGAGACAGTTTCGACAGAGCAGCATTTACAGCGTATTGCTGACAGTGAGTCCGAGCAGCAATTATCCAGCTACTTGAAAACGGACTGTGATAATGAGCTGAAACAGGCCGCGATGAAAAAACTGTTTCGGGCTTCCTGTTTTCAGCAGCGTGATAGACTTGACGATTATGATGATGACTTCTCTGTTATGCCGAAAATTTCGCCAGAATTTGTCGCTCAGATGAAAAGCTGGGTCAACAAAAAGAGCGAGGAGTTTCTCAGCGAGATTGAAGATGACGAAAAGAAAAACGGTGGAGAGCAAGCTATCGCAGACGTAGATCACGTCGCCCAAACGAAGAAAAAAAATAATAATGACAGGGAGTTTACCGATGGAGAGTCATCAGATCATAGTTGA
- a CDS encoding 4Fe-4S binding protein, with translation MESHQIIVELQPPLNLVAPQVDYHSAGSVLVIGAEDSCAYIADALIRPPTILVTDKISCDDEEYIEGADKILQQHKVFRLELTRLTGYLGEFVAEVNTPEGMMNFAQISVSAAATSFDIVVDTGRNSVFEGVELLPPGYHYLPANEQGKIADEAITALSETVAEQEGVFSKPLYFRVNEELCGYQKAGSIGCTRCLDACAADAIGVVDQQVVTDPYLCHGQGACTSQCPTGAISFGYPSGHMLRGQWGQSLEGCCDEDGTVVEPPVLVITSCSSSEQPDLAAFAPSQPVVIQYIEEVVSIGLDSWLAALASGYRQIVIVDEELPQASRGVLTEQLNTCQTLLSAIGQPRERVSLVQDAQLLVVPHTIYQPLLMQDLAKRHLINTSLKQLEVEVGEIVSFSQGQPFGQVLCDGDNCTLCHACVTVCPTGAMAANPQAPQLLFTEADCIQCGLCEKNCPEHVLTLDPRFQPASALRQQTIVLKQEAPIHCIRCDKPFATESVISKMEKALANNSFFTGDALQRLRMCGDCKVRDIYPELIENPLDQLKL, from the coding sequence ATGGAGAGTCATCAGATCATAGTTGAGTTACAGCCCCCGCTGAACCTTGTGGCACCGCAGGTTGACTATCATTCGGCCGGCAGTGTCTTAGTCATCGGTGCAGAGGATAGCTGTGCCTATATTGCCGACGCTCTGATCAGGCCTCCAACTATCTTGGTGACTGACAAAATTAGTTGCGATGATGAAGAGTATATAGAGGGTGCAGATAAAATCCTGCAGCAACACAAAGTCTTTCGTCTTGAGTTAACCCGTTTGACGGGTTATCTCGGTGAATTTGTCGCCGAGGTAAATACCCCAGAAGGTATGATGAACTTTGCTCAGATCTCTGTATCAGCGGCTGCAACGAGTTTTGACATCGTGGTTGATACTGGCCGAAACTCAGTTTTTGAAGGCGTTGAGTTGTTGCCTCCGGGCTATCATTACTTGCCTGCCAATGAGCAGGGGAAAATTGCCGATGAGGCAATTACTGCGTTATCTGAGACTGTTGCTGAACAGGAAGGTGTTTTTTCTAAACCACTGTATTTCCGCGTCAACGAAGAGCTTTGTGGTTACCAAAAAGCGGGCAGTATAGGCTGCACACGCTGCTTAGACGCTTGTGCTGCCGATGCGATAGGGGTTGTTGACCAGCAAGTCGTTACCGACCCGTATCTGTGCCACGGTCAGGGAGCCTGTACGTCCCAGTGTCCGACGGGGGCTATCAGCTTCGGATACCCCAGTGGTCATATGTTGCGGGGTCAGTGGGGGCAAAGTCTTGAAGGCTGTTGTGATGAGGATGGCACTGTTGTCGAGCCCCCAGTTTTGGTAATCACCTCCTGTTCTTCATCAGAGCAGCCCGATTTGGCAGCATTTGCCCCCTCGCAACCCGTTGTTATTCAATATATTGAAGAGGTTGTTAGTATTGGCCTCGATAGTTGGCTGGCGGCACTTGCCAGCGGTTATCGGCAGATTGTTATTGTTGATGAAGAGCTTCCTCAGGCCAGCCGGGGCGTGTTGACAGAGCAGCTAAACACCTGTCAAACACTGCTTTCGGCGATAGGTCAGCCTAGGGAACGTGTCTCCCTGGTTCAAGATGCGCAGCTCTTAGTTGTCCCCCATACGATCTATCAGCCGCTGTTAATGCAAGACTTGGCCAAACGACACTTGATTAATACATCATTAAAACAACTTGAAGTCGAGGTCGGCGAGATAGTGTCATTTAGTCAGGGTCAGCCCTTTGGCCAGGTACTTTGTGATGGGGATAACTGCACGCTATGCCATGCCTGCGTGACGGTCTGCCCAACAGGGGCAATGGCGGCAAATCCACAGGCTCCTCAACTACTGTTTACAGAGGCGGATTGCATCCAGTGTGGTTTATGCGAGAAAAATTGCCCAGAGCATGTGTTAACTCTTGATCCTCGATTTCAGCCCGCATCCGCCCTGCGTCAGCAGACTATTGTACTGAAACAAGAGGCCCCAATTCACTGTATTCGCTGTGACAAACCCTTTGCCACAGAATCTGTGATATCAAAAATGGAAAAGGCATTGGCCAATAATAGTTTTTTTACCGGCGACGCGTTGCAGCGGCTCAGAATGTGCGGCGACTGTAAAGTGAGGGATATCTATCCTGAGTTGATTGAAAACCCCCTGGACCAATTAAAATTATAA
- a CDS encoding TorD/DmsD family molecular chaperone — translation MVADEQLARADIYAILAAGLRTPMTRQQFDWLAALATDVSESPLKNSWEQLAKAAKMADVESESEEFHRLFVGMSGGVLTPYASWYVNGTMFSQALVGLRTALLSIGVATPEQESEPEDHLGYLLNVMQYLISVQDNESAKMIMDGYIHSWVQRFCSDLSRNSQSLFYRAFANLLVKFLEVESIYYFGLKNK, via the coding sequence ATGGTTGCGGATGAGCAGTTAGCGCGTGCTGATATTTATGCCATATTGGCCGCCGGATTAAGGACGCCAATGACCCGGCAGCAATTTGACTGGTTGGCAGCGTTGGCGACAGATGTCAGTGAGTCCCCACTGAAGAATAGTTGGGAACAGCTGGCAAAGGCGGCAAAAATGGCTGATGTAGAGTCAGAATCAGAGGAGTTTCACCGTTTGTTTGTGGGTATGTCCGGTGGTGTTTTAACGCCCTATGCTTCTTGGTATGTAAACGGCACGATGTTTTCCCAGGCACTGGTCGGCTTGCGAACAGCATTATTATCTATCGGTGTTGCTACACCGGAGCAAGAAAGTGAGCCAGAAGATCATTTGGGCTATTTGTTAAACGTGATGCAGTACTTGATCTCCGTACAGGATAATGAATCGGCAAAAATGATTATGGATGGTTATATACACTCATGGGTGCAACGCTTTTGCAGCGATTTATCCCGCAACAGCCAGTCATTATTTTATCGTGCGTTTGCCAATTTATTAGTAAAGTTCTTAGAAGTCGAGTCGATATACTATTTTGGATTAAAAAATAAGTAG
- a CDS encoding molybdopterin-dependent oxidoreductase, with amino-acid sequence MQLKKIGDQSAVKKSVLGLNRRHFIKGAGMTAGGISAASIFSGLAIGKVKAEETAVDISAPKTVKRTICSHCSHGCGVYAEVQQGVWTKQEPAFDHPFNAGGHCAKGAALRDHGSGDKRVKYPMKLVAGKWQRMSWDEALNDIGDKMLKVREEQGPDGIMWIGSAKFSNEQAYFYRKLASLWGTNNTDHSARICHSTTVAGVANTWGYGAMTNSFNDMHNAKSVLFIGSNPAEAHPVGMQHILIGKERGSKLIVFDPRYTRTAAHAHIFGQMRPGTDIAVIWGLLWHIFENGWEDKEYIKQRVYAMDQVMEVVKQYTPEEVEKISGIDKETMYKAAHTLAHNKPGMVCWAMGGTQHTVGNGNTRAYCILELALGNIGQPGGGANIFRGHDNVQGATDMGCLSNTLPAYYGLSEGAWKHWSGVWGVDLDWIKGRFDQTKYGQGYPMNTTGIPCSRWPDAVLEEPAKLSQKGNVRGVLYWGQSVNTITRGEHTKKALDALDFMVIVDPHPSSTSILGDRKDGIYLLPAATQFETYGSVTASNRSIQWREKVIEPLFESKPDHTIMYLLAKKLGIGEQLTKHIQVNGEEPLVEDITREINKGCWTIGYTGSSPERLKKHQKNWHTFNFDTLKAEGGPIDGDYYGLPWPCWGTPEMNHPGTPILYNTSIPVSEGGLCFRARFGIEHEGTNLLAEGSYPKGSDIQDGYPEFSAAMLQQLGWWDDLTVKEKTAAENKNWKTDLSGGIQRVAIKHGCAPFGNAKARCNVWTFPDHIPIHREPLYTVRRDLLPKYETHDDFEYIFRLPTLYKSIQQQDHSAEFPLIITSFRLVEYEGGGEETRSISWLAELQQEMFVEVNPADCNDYGVQHDDMVWLESPEGNKIQAKVMSTPRIVRGVIGIPYHFAGHYEGKDITDRYPEGTKPYVSGGAADQLWTYGYDPVTNIQETKVSICKMTKVTA; translated from the coding sequence ATGCAGCTCAAAAAAATAGGTGATCAATCTGCGGTTAAAAAGTCTGTATTAGGGCTTAATCGTCGGCATTTCATTAAAGGGGCAGGGATGACTGCGGGTGGTATATCTGCTGCAAGTATTTTCTCTGGTCTAGCAATCGGCAAGGTCAAGGCGGAAGAAACAGCCGTCGATATTAGTGCGCCGAAAACAGTTAAACGCACAATATGTTCACACTGCTCTCATGGCTGTGGTGTTTATGCCGAAGTACAGCAAGGGGTGTGGACGAAACAAGAGCCTGCTTTCGATCACCCATTCAACGCTGGTGGACACTGCGCAAAAGGCGCGGCACTGCGCGATCATGGCAGCGGTGATAAACGCGTCAAATACCCGATGAAATTAGTTGCTGGTAAATGGCAGCGAATGAGCTGGGATGAGGCGCTGAATGATATCGGCGATAAGATGTTAAAGGTGAGAGAGGAGCAGGGTCCCGATGGCATTATGTGGATTGGCTCCGCTAAATTTAGCAATGAACAAGCTTATTTTTATCGAAAGTTAGCCTCGTTATGGGGGACTAACAATACCGACCATTCAGCGAGGATATGCCACTCAACAACAGTAGCCGGTGTGGCGAACACATGGGGCTACGGTGCGATGACTAATAGCTTTAACGATATGCATAATGCTAAATCGGTGTTGTTTATTGGTTCCAACCCTGCCGAAGCGCACCCCGTCGGTATGCAACACATACTCATTGGTAAGGAGCGCGGATCGAAATTAATCGTATTTGATCCTCGTTATACGCGAACGGCTGCACATGCTCATATCTTTGGCCAGATGCGCCCAGGCACCGATATTGCCGTTATCTGGGGTTTACTGTGGCATATTTTCGAAAACGGCTGGGAGGACAAGGAGTATATCAAGCAGCGAGTATACGCCATGGACCAGGTCATGGAGGTGGTCAAGCAATACACGCCAGAAGAAGTTGAGAAAATCAGCGGCATTGATAAAGAGACGATGTATAAAGCGGCGCATACCTTGGCGCACAATAAGCCGGGCATGGTTTGCTGGGCGATGGGAGGAACCCAGCATACGGTCGGCAATGGTAATACCCGAGCATATTGTATTCTAGAGTTAGCCTTGGGGAACATTGGGCAGCCCGGCGGTGGCGCCAATATATTCCGTGGTCACGATAATGTTCAAGGGGCTACCGACATGGGATGCTTGTCCAATACGCTGCCGGCCTATTATGGCTTGAGCGAAGGAGCTTGGAAACATTGGTCGGGTGTTTGGGGTGTCGATTTAGACTGGATAAAAGGGCGTTTCGACCAGACAAAATATGGTCAGGGGTACCCTATGAATACTACTGGCATTCCCTGTTCACGCTGGCCTGACGCGGTGCTTGAAGAGCCTGCAAAGCTGAGCCAAAAAGGTAATGTGCGTGGCGTCCTGTACTGGGGACAGTCAGTGAACACTATTACCCGTGGCGAGCATACGAAGAAAGCGCTCGACGCTTTGGATTTTATGGTGATCGTTGATCCTCACCCATCATCCACGTCTATTTTAGGTGATCGCAAGGACGGTATCTATCTATTGCCCGCGGCGACACAATTTGAAACCTATGGCTCGGTTACGGCCTCTAATCGGTCGATACAGTGGCGGGAAAAAGTTATAGAACCACTGTTTGAATCAAAGCCCGACCATACCATTATGTATTTACTGGCTAAGAAACTAGGTATTGGTGAGCAGTTAACCAAGCATATACAGGTTAATGGCGAGGAGCCGTTGGTCGAGGACATCACCCGTGAGATCAATAAAGGCTGCTGGACCATTGGCTATACAGGTTCAAGCCCGGAGCGCTTAAAGAAACATCAGAAAAATTGGCATACCTTCAATTTTGATACGCTTAAGGCTGAGGGTGGGCCTATTGATGGCGATTATTATGGCCTGCCTTGGCCTTGCTGGGGAACACCGGAGATGAATCATCCGGGCACGCCTATTTTGTATAATACCAGCATCCCCGTCTCGGAAGGCGGCCTATGTTTTAGAGCGCGCTTTGGTATTGAGCATGAAGGCACTAATTTATTAGCAGAGGGTTCTTATCCCAAGGGCTCCGATATACAAGATGGCTACCCGGAATTCTCGGCGGCGATGTTACAGCAATTGGGTTGGTGGGATGACCTGACGGTGAAAGAGAAAACAGCGGCTGAAAATAAAAATTGGAAGACTGATTTGTCCGGTGGCATACAGCGTGTGGCGATAAAGCATGGCTGTGCGCCCTTTGGTAATGCAAAGGCCCGTTGTAATGTTTGGACCTTCCCCGACCACATCCCGATTCATCGTGAACCGCTATATACCGTTCGTCGTGATTTGCTACCCAAGTACGAAACACACGATGACTTTGAGTATATTTTTCGTTTACCGACACTCTATAAGTCGATTCAACAGCAGGATCACAGTGCCGAATTTCCCTTGATTATTACCAGTTTCCGTTTGGTTGAATACGAGGGTGGTGGTGAGGAAACACGATCAATATCTTGGCTTGCTGAATTACAGCAAGAGATGTTTGTCGAGGTTAACCCCGCGGATTGTAATGACTATGGTGTTCAACACGATGATATGGTTTGGTTGGAATCCCCTGAAGGTAATAAGATACAGGCCAAGGTGATGTCGACGCCAAGAATTGTTCGCGGTGTTATCGGTATCCCTTATCACTTTGCGGGTCACTATGAAGGTAAAGATATTACTGACCGCTATCCAGAGGGAACCAAGCCTTACGTTTCAGGTGGTGCAGCAGACCAACTTTGGACCTATGGTTATGACCCTGTGACAAATATTCAAGAAACCAAAGTGTCGATTTGTAAAATGACGAAAGTGACCGCCTAA
- the fdh3B gene encoding formate dehydrogenase FDH3 subunit beta: MAESDYKFLCDGERCIECNGCVVACKNANDVPWGMQRRRVVTLDDGVVDKEVSISVACMHCGDAPCVEVCPTQTLFKREDGIVHHNKDNCIGCGYCFYACPFGAPQYPQDGFWGQRGEMDKCTYCAGGPEEDLSAAEFEKYGANRIAEGKLPLCAEMCSTKALMAGDATTVANIFRERVVNRGHANAGWSLNDAQFSNAMTGSEQQK, from the coding sequence ATGGCCGAATCTGATTATAAGTTTCTATGTGATGGCGAGCGATGTATTGAATGTAATGGCTGTGTTGTCGCCTGTAAAAATGCCAATGATGTTCCGTGGGGGATGCAACGCAGAAGAGTGGTGACGCTCGATGATGGAGTTGTTGATAAGGAGGTTTCAATTTCTGTTGCCTGTATGCATTGCGGCGATGCACCTTGTGTAGAAGTATGTCCGACACAAACCTTGTTTAAGCGTGAAGACGGCATCGTTCACCATAATAAAGATAATTGTATTGGTTGTGGTTACTGCTTTTATGCCTGTCCTTTTGGTGCGCCTCAGTACCCTCAAGATGGTTTTTGGGGACAGCGAGGTGAGATGGATAAGTGTACCTACTGTGCCGGTGGACCAGAGGAAGATTTATCGGCTGCTGAGTTTGAAAAATATGGTGCCAACCGAATTGCAGAGGGGAAATTACCCCTGTGTGCTGAAATGTGTTCAACCAAAGCTCTGATGGCCGGTGATGCGACAACGGTTGCCAATATATTTCGCGAGCGAGTCGTCAACCGAGGGCATGCTAATGCTGGTTGGAGTCTGAACGATGCTCAATTTTCTAATGCTATGACAGGTAGTGAACAGCAGAAATAA
- a CDS encoding formate dehydrogenase subunit gamma — protein MCKRVALFLMLIFMTALPIAEEVKSYEDLVTKPVAERQVMPAAQWGLVGDGLEGVTNSNSPHAGVLVNTGTIEPLEFRQNVIIPIDEWGYLFVIFLVVIFFVINGAVKIEAGFSGVKILRWPVSSRIIHWGLAASFLILALTGLSIMIGRYVIRPYLSPETWGSYMQFCDLSHNFTAPFFVIFWSLAIVKWMHHQFPKKHDWEWIKSAGGFINFKGRKAVHPPAGFSNAGEKILYWFILVAGVGIITSGVILLFQNLDPTRDFTVIALIVHGLFALTLMILIIGHVSMAVFLVEGGFETMQTGYCDENWAKQHHNLWYDELVEKDEIKYKS, from the coding sequence ATGTGTAAACGAGTTGCACTGTTTTTAATGCTGATCTTTATGACTGCTTTGCCTATTGCAGAAGAGGTGAAGTCGTATGAAGATCTTGTTACCAAACCTGTTGCCGAGAGGCAGGTAATGCCAGCAGCGCAATGGGGACTGGTGGGGGACGGATTAGAAGGGGTAACGAATTCTAACTCACCTCATGCTGGTGTTTTGGTCAATACGGGTACTATTGAGCCGCTCGAATTTCGCCAAAATGTAATTATTCCCATCGACGAGTGGGGCTACCTATTTGTCATTTTTCTTGTGGTTATCTTCTTTGTTATCAATGGTGCCGTTAAGATTGAGGCGGGCTTCTCAGGGGTTAAAATCCTCCGTTGGCCTGTTTCATCACGCATTATTCATTGGGGTTTGGCTGCTAGTTTTTTGATTCTCGCGTTGACAGGGCTGAGCATTATGATTGGCCGTTATGTAATCCGTCCCTACCTCTCACCCGAAACATGGGGTAGTTATATGCAGTTCTGTGATCTTAGTCATAATTTCACAGCGCCGTTTTTTGTCATTTTCTGGTCTTTGGCCATTGTTAAGTGGATGCATCATCAGTTCCCCAAAAAGCACGATTGGGAGTGGATAAAATCGGCGGGAGGCTTTATAAACTTCAAGGGCCGGAAGGCTGTCCATCCTCCAGCAGGATTCTCTAACGCAGGGGAAAAAATACTATATTGGTTTATTCTTGTTGCCGGAGTTGGAATTATCACTTCTGGAGTTATTTTGCTCTTTCAAAACCTTGACCCGACACGAGACTTTACCGTTATTGCACTGATAGTGCATGGCTTATTCGCGTTGACTCTAATGATTTTGATTATTGGTCATGTCAGTATGGCTGTATTCTTGGTTGAGGGTGGGTTCGAAACTATGCAAACTGGATATTGCGATGAGAACTGGGCCAAGCAGCATCATAATCTTTGGTATGATGAATTGGTTGAAAAAGATGAAATAAAATACAAGTCGTAA
- a CDS encoding molybdopterin molybdotransferase MoeA: MTSMIEATHCKQEGEVLYTPNEIVDLMLERIASQGPEVAVEQLELKNLSGRILAEDIISPVDIPQFNHSAMDGYAIASAVEQVTYRVIDKTLAGESPTVKLLPGQAVVIMTGAPLPEGADTVVVQELATFNAAESTVTCSSGFRRGQNIRWQGEEIVTGKQVLHKGVVLNAPAIGQLATLGLTSVLVFKPIKISVLSTGFELKEPGDILTQGQIYDSNRYALMSLLQAVPCDIVDFGIVPDDAEHLRDALASAAKHADIVISSAGISTGEADYVKSAMNKLGELSFYRMKIRPGRPLSMGFLQPTNDSSALFIGFPGNPAAVQVTFKVCVEPLLRAIAGYQPQQVKTEKIEAKLLSPLSCKKGRVDYFRGRYRQDRACIVVDKTGFQGAAQLSSLIEANCLIEVGEDVSSLDRGEWVDLIPLS, from the coding sequence ATGACATCGATGATTGAAGCTACCCACTGCAAACAGGAGGGGGAGGTTCTTTATACCCCCAATGAAATTGTTGATTTGATGCTTGAGCGGATTGCTTCACAGGGCCCTGAGGTTGCAGTGGAGCAGCTTGAGCTGAAAAACTTAAGCGGTCGTATTTTAGCTGAAGATATAATTTCCCCTGTTGATATTCCACAATTTAACCATTCGGCGATGGATGGCTATGCTATCGCCTCAGCAGTTGAGCAGGTAACTTATCGGGTGATCGATAAAACCCTGGCTGGAGAGTCACCGACTGTTAAGCTTCTACCCGGCCAAGCCGTTGTTATTATGACTGGTGCACCTCTACCAGAGGGGGCTGACACGGTTGTGGTACAAGAGCTGGCAACGTTTAATGCCGCAGAGAGCACTGTAACTTGTAGTAGTGGCTTTAGGCGGGGGCAAAATATTCGATGGCAAGGTGAGGAAATAGTCACAGGCAAACAAGTATTGCACAAGGGGGTTGTATTGAACGCCCCAGCAATAGGGCAGCTTGCGACACTTGGGCTTACCTCGGTTTTAGTATTTAAACCTATAAAAATCAGTGTTTTATCAACAGGGTTTGAGCTGAAAGAACCAGGGGATATTCTTACGCAGGGGCAAATATATGACAGCAACCGTTATGCCCTAATGTCATTACTGCAGGCTGTTCCATGTGATATTGTTGATTTCGGCATTGTCCCAGATGACGCAGAGCATTTAAGGGATGCCTTAGCGTCAGCGGCGAAGCATGCTGATATAGTGATTAGCTCGGCAGGTATTTCTACTGGCGAGGCTGATTATGTTAAGTCGGCAATGAATAAGCTTGGGGAGTTGAGTTTCTATCGGATGAAAATTCGCCCTGGAAGACCTTTGAGTATGGGTTTTTTGCAGCCAACCAACGATAGTTCGGCGCTATTTATCGGATTTCCCGGTAACCCGGCAGCGGTACAGGTTACATTTAAAGTCTGTGTGGAGCCGTTGTTGCGAGCCATAGCCGGTTATCAGCCGCAACAGGTAAAGACCGAGAAGATCGAGGCCAAGCTATTGTCACCGCTGTCTTGCAAAAAGGGGCGGGTCGACTACTTCAGAGGCCGCTACCGGCAAGATCGAGCTTGTATAGTAGTTGATAAAACTGGTTTTCAAGGTGCGGCACAGCTAAGTTCTTTGATTGAAGCCAACTGTCTTATCGAGGTCGGTGAGGATGTTTCCTCTCTTGACCGCGGAGAGTGGGTTGATTTAATTCCGCTTTCTTAA
- a CDS encoding MBL fold metallo-hydrolase gives MTQLLLTLTTALSLLVFGSALADSDHHADSTAFKQQKITEQLYLLQGRGGNIGLLKGDDGIVLIDDDYKDLSSALATALESHGGRDNLQYIINTHWHGDHTEGNLEFGQNAVIIAHENVRKRLSTSQEIKLFNMKSAPYPDDALPSVTFRQQLNLHINDEDITLLHLSNGHTDGDSIVIFKRANTVHLGDHYFAGMFPFIDTATGGNVVSMADNIDSVLTLIDDSTAVIPGHGPLASKQDLAGYRDMLRGTTAEVATMRAAGMSLTQMQAQGLSQQWQNWGHGFIKQPVWISIVNTSLAEQSKP, from the coding sequence ATGACACAGCTATTACTCACCCTGACCACCGCGCTATCACTGTTGGTTTTCGGCTCAGCCTTGGCCGACAGTGATCATCACGCTGACTCTACGGCATTCAAGCAACAAAAGATTACTGAGCAGCTTTATTTATTGCAGGGCAGGGGTGGCAATATTGGCCTGCTCAAGGGTGATGACGGCATCGTTTTAATCGACGACGACTACAAGGACCTCTCTAGCGCCTTGGCCACAGCCCTCGAATCACACGGTGGCAGAGATAACCTCCAATATATTATCAATACCCATTGGCATGGCGACCATACCGAAGGCAACCTCGAGTTTGGTCAAAATGCCGTCATCATCGCCCATGAAAATGTTCGTAAGCGACTATCAACCAGCCAAGAAATTAAGTTATTTAATATGAAGTCGGCACCCTACCCCGATGACGCCCTACCCTCTGTCACCTTTCGACAGCAACTTAACTTACACATTAATGACGAGGATATCACCCTACTCCACCTCTCTAATGGCCACACAGATGGCGACTCAATTGTGATATTTAAGCGGGCAAACACCGTCCATCTCGGCGATCACTATTTTGCCGGCATGTTTCCCTTTATTGATACTGCCACTGGCGGTAATGTGGTATCGATGGCCGATAATATCGACAGCGTGTTAACCCTGATTGATGACAGCACAGCCGTTATTCCTGGCCATGGCCCCCTAGCCAGCAAACAGGACTTAGCTGGCTACCGAGACATGTTACGTGGCACCACTGCCGAAGTAGCAACAATGCGCGCTGCGGGTATGTCACTAACACAAATGCAGGCTCAAGGCCTTAGCCAGCAGTGGCAGAACTGGGGGCATGGCTTTATCAAGCAGCCTGTTTGGATCAGTATTGTGAACACCAGCCTTGCTGAACAATCAAAACCGTAA